The following coding sequences lie in one Glycine max cultivar Williams 82 chromosome 19, Glycine_max_v4.0, whole genome shotgun sequence genomic window:
- the LOC100780252 gene encoding germin-like protein subfamily 1 member 7, giving the protein MKVVYFLVVILALTSSVVSAYDPSPLQDFCVAAKEKDGVFVNGKFCKDPKLVKAEDFFRHVEPGKTDNPVGSNVTQVFVDQLPGLNTLGIALARIDFAPKGLNAPHTHPRGTEILIVLEGTLYVGFVTSNQDGNRLFTKVLNKGDVFVFPIGLIHFQLNVGYGNAAAIAALSSQNPGAITIANALFKANPPISSEVLTKAFQVDKSIIDYLQKQSWYDNNN; this is encoded by the exons atgaaagttGTGTACTTCCTTGTTGTCATCTTGGCTTTAACATCCTCTGTGGTCTCTGCCTATGACCCTAGTCCTCTGCAAGACTTTTGTGTGGCCGCCAAAGAAAAAGATGGTG TATTTGTGAATGGAAAGTTCTGCAAAGATCCCAAACTTGTGAAAGCTGAAGACTTCTTCAGACATGTAGAACCGGGGAAGACTGACAACCCAGTAGGTTCAAACGTGACTCAGGTGTTTGTTGATCAACTACCGGGACTAAACACGCTGGGCATAGCTTTGGCTCGCATAGATTTCGCACCAAAGGGTTTGAACGCTCCCCACACTCACCCTCGGGGCACTGAGATCCTTATAGTCCTTGAGGGTACTCTCTATGTTGGATTTGTGACTTCCAATCAAGATGGAAATCGCCTCTTCACCAAAGTGCTGAACAAGGGTGATGTGTTTGTGTTCCCAATTGGTCTCATTCATTTCCAACTCAATGTGGGATATGGCAATGCTGCTGCCATTGCTGCTCTTAGCAGTCAAAATCCTGGAGCCATCACCATTGCAAATGCTTTGTTTAAAGCTAATCCACCTATTTCTTCTGAGGTTCTCACCAAAGCTTTCCAGGTGGACAAGAGCATAATTGATTATCTTCAAAAGCAATCTTGGTACGACAACAATAACTAA